GATCCGGGGCAGCGGCGTGCGGATCGGCGGGCGCGCCGTCGCCCACCTGACGGACTCCAGCGTGCACCGCACGTCGGCGGACGGGGTGACGCTGGACACCGACGCGGTGTTGACGCTGTCGGACTGCGACATCCACGACGTGCCGGAGAACGCGATCGACCTGCGGTCCCGCTCGGTGCTGACGCTGACCCGGTCGAAGGTTCGGCGGTTCGGGCGCAACGGCCTGTCGGTGTGGGACCCGGGAACGCGCGTCGACGCCAACCAGTGCGAGATCCACGACAGCACCGGCGACTACCCCGCGGTGTGGGTGAGCGACGGGGCGACGGCCGTGCTGGACGCCTGCCGCGTCCACGGCGTGCCGGACGCGCTGTTCGTCCTGGACCGCGGCTCGCGGGTCGACGTGGTGGACAGCGACCTGTCGCAGGTGCGCAACACCGCCGTGTCGGTCAGCGACGGGGCGACCGCCCAGCTCGACGACTGCCGGGTACGGGACGCCGCGACGGGCGCCTGGTTCCGCGACCACGGCAGCGGCGGCACGCTCTCCGGCTGCACCTTCGACGGGGTGCGGACCGGTGTCATCGTGAGCAAGGGCGCCGACCCGGCGGTGGAGCGGTGCACGGTCACCTCCCCGTCCGAGGCCGGTTTCTACGTGTCGGCGGAGGGCCGCGGCACGTTCCTCGGCTGCCGCGTCACGGGCAGCGGCGGTTTCGGCTTCCACGTGACGGACGGGTGCCGGACGACGCTGCGCCGGTGCCGCACGGAGCGGTGCGCGCGCGGTGGTTACGAGTTCGGCGAGGACGGGCCCCTGGTGGAGGAGTGCGCGAGCGACGAGAGCGGCGTGGCCGGCCGCGCGGGCGTCACCGCCGGCGCGGTCGGCGCCCCCGCGGTGGGCGCGCCGGCGGTGGGCACGCTCGCCGTGGGCGGGGTGCTCGGTACGGTGCCCGCGCAGGCCCCCGCGGCCGGGGCCGCGCCGGTGGCGGCCGCCGCTCCCGCGCCGGCCCGCGCCCCCGACGACGTGCTGGGCGAACTGGACGCGCTGGTGGGGTTGGAGAGCGTCAAGCGGGAGGTCCGCACGCTCACCAACATGATCGAGGTGGGGCGCAGGCGGCAGGAGGCGGGGTTGAAGGCGGCGTCCGTCCGCCGCCACCTGGCGTTCACCGGCAACCCCGGCACGGGCAAGACGACGGTGGCGCGGCTCTACGGGGAGATCCTGGCGTCCCTCGGGGTGCTGGACCGGGGCCACCTGGTGGAGGTGTCCCGGGTGGACCTGGTCGGGGAGCACATCGGCTCGACGGCGATCCGCACG
This portion of the Streptomyces changanensis genome encodes:
- a CDS encoding right-handed parallel beta-helix repeat-containing protein, with translation MAQGTVQVTHSGTSRWRRRTGEYTSLAAALEAAADGDVLTVAPGTYRENLVLRRAVTLRGADGAVGPVRIAPADGVPLTVRASATVRDLHLEGQDAAAPALLVEDGTPELLDLRIVTRSAVGVEVRGAARPTVRRCTVDNPAGVGIGVLDGAGGVFEDCEVVSAGQAGLSVTGGAHPRVERCRIHHASGAGVSVTGEDSGLEAVGCEVYEIRGSGVRIGGRAVAHLTDSSVHRTSADGVTLDTDAVLTLSDCDIHDVPENAIDLRSRSVLTLTRSKVRRFGRNGLSVWDPGTRVDANQCEIHDSTGDYPAVWVSDGATAVLDACRVHGVPDALFVLDRGSRVDVVDSDLSQVRNTAVSVSDGATAQLDDCRVRDAATGAWFRDHGSGGTLSGCTFDGVRTGVIVSKGADPAVERCTVTSPSEAGFYVSAEGRGTFLGCRVTGSGGFGFHVTDGCRTTLRRCRTERCARGGYEFGEDGPLVEECASDESGVAGRAGVTAGAVGAPAVGAPAVGTLAVGGVLGTVPAQAPAAGAAPVAAAAPAPARAPDDVLGELDALVGLESVKREVRTLTNMIEVGRRRQEAGLKAASVRRHLAFTGNPGTGKTTVARLYGEILASLGVLDRGHLVEVSRVDLVGEHIGSTAIRTQEAFDRARGGVLFVDEAYALSPEDSGRDFGREAIDTLVKLMEDHRDAVVVIVAGYTAEMERFLTVNPGVASRFSRTISFPDYTAEELLRIVEQQAEEHEYRLAPGTAEGLVKYFDALPKGPAFGNGRTARQTFESMVERHAGRVAVLASASTDDLSLLYPEDLPELP